CACCCGCTCCCCGACGCCCTATACCTGTATCGAAAACCGCGGAAGATCTCCATTTACCCTCCTGCCAGCCTCACGATCGTTGCCCCGCCCCAGCTCTTCGTGCACTGCTTGTTGTTGGAGCGGTGCATGTCGAGGCGGACCCGCCCGACCTTCCGGTGCCAGCGCCCGGTCGGCACCAGCTGTGCATAGGGTACCCGGAGATACTGGGCGAGACACCAGAGGGCATTGTTGTCATCTACGTCGTTGCTCACTTCACCGGTGGTTTCAAGCCTTGTGAGGAACGAGGTCATGAAATCTTCAAGCGTCTTTCCGGTCTCCCCGGCATATTCCAAAGACTCCAGTACCCTGAGGTATTCATTTGGCGAGAGCCCGATCTCCAGTTGTTTCCTGCCGCCGAGTGTCTTTCCCTCGCCCTGCTCCGGCTGGAAGGGATTGCTTTCAACAAGTCCCACCGACCAGCCGGGGACGGCGCAGATGCCTGGGTTATGGATGACCTCGGATCTGGTCATTCCCCGGTGATTATCGGAATATTCTTTGGGAAAATAGACGAGGCGTTCGGCATCCAGCGCTTCCTGCAGGTTCTCCCAGATCCAGACATGTTTTTCTGCATTGACCCGTACCGGGATTTGCGGCTCATCGGCAGACCCGCGGGCCTGGAAGATCGTTTTTTCCGATCCGTGGCAGAGAATCGACGTTTCCATCCGGTCAATGAGATGGTGTGCCGGCATTGCGAGGGGCGTCAGTTCCAGGCAGCTGAACCCCTGGGGAATTTTTCTTTCTGTCAGGTCCCGGTTACGGACAAAGATCTTCTGTACCTGTTCATGGGTCGGGACGGGATACTCGGTTCCGTCAGAACCCATAACGCCCGGACATCCCGATTGTGGCAGCCGGGCCAGGATTCCCGCCCGGTCCAGTGCCGTGATGATCCGGGCATATTCATTCTCCACGGAAAAATCTCCGGGAGTGGGACGAGGGGCATTATTTTTTTCGGGTCCGCTCCCGGTCTGTCCGGTCATTCAGATCAAAGTACCCGGTCCCGGGGGAAAAAGGTATGTACCGGCCCGGAGAGCAAAACCCACCGGGACATTTTCCCGCGTAAAATCTCGCTCCCGGGAAATCCATCCCCCCTGTTATTATTCGTCAGCCTGCCTCATTTACGACAGGTCTGCCCTGCAAAATTGCGGGCCTGTATGGGCGGGGAGAAACGGGCTTTTCTGCAACCTGTCTGAAATGGATTTCCGCTGTGACCGGAGGCCGCTATGGATGGAATCTGGCCGGGAGGTCGTCTGGCCCGTTCCGGCAGCATCTTTTTTCAACCGGAAAAGAGGGGTTTCACTGAACCGGATGGGATAGTGAGGCAAAACGGGGGATTATTGCGATAAGAGTATCTTTTTCCGGGGGCGGGGGTCTGTCGTTTGCGGGGAACCCTCATCCTGAGACAAATCTCACAGATACCGCGGTCCTGCCCGGTACTCTGCTATCGTGTTCCGGTACATCCGGTTGAGGCTTTTGATGTCGCTGTTGATGGTAAAGATCGTCCTGTCCCGGCTGCCCAGTACAACGGCTTCCAGCTTCGGGCGGAGTGCATCGATCCGGCCGGAGATCTGCTGTGCCCGGGTGATATCAACACCCGTTTCGGCAAGGGTTCGCATCGTATAGTTGCGCTCCCGGGATTCCCGGTCAAACACAATAATCCGGGCACCGGCCTCCGAGAGCCAGAGGGGATCGGTCATGCCCTTCAGCGAGAGATCGAATGCATTCACTGAGATATTGACGCTCGCTTGCATTCCTTCGGCAGTACCGTTAAAGAAAAGCAGCCGGGCATGTGTCTCTTCCTCGAACATGCGCGACTGGACATGCATGTCATCCCGGAGATCATTGATCTGGTCTGCGGTCTGAACGACAGGGATTGAAGACGCTGCTGCCATGTAATCGTCCTCTGCCTGCCGGAGTCTCTCGGCCCCGTCACTTCCGCCGATCCCGTCGATGTAGGATATCACCCCGTCCATGCGGGCGTGCTGGGATGCACCGATATAGGCTGCATGGAGCTTGAGGGCAGCAATATTTGCGGGGCTGTCCCGTTCAAGGGGGTCTTTGCTTGCCGGGACCTCGATATTTTCCACTATGGCACAAACCGTGGGAACCACTATAAGGCAGATAAGAATGAGGCATAGGCACCCGACAGGGATTACCCGGTTATCCATGAATTCTACACCCCAGTAGACTCCAGCAGATGGACAGCCACACGAAAACTCTGAAGTTATGGAACCCTATACATCTCCGCGGAAATATAGGTTTGGGTGGTGGCAGAAGCCTCCCGGTTTACCCGATGGTTTCCGGAATTGATTCACCGTTGTTGGATAATTTTTATACAACCGGATCAACTTAGCAACCATTATTTTTGATCACTTATACACAGTCAATTATAATCCGTCCGAAATCCCGGATTGATTTTTAGGGGGGTACAACAGCTATGGCAGAGATGAAAACAGTAATCAACTATAGAGAGAGTGCGGAAACGTTGAAAAAACTCCTGGGCCTGAAAGGATCCCCGGTCGCGGTCCGGTTCGCCAACAAGAAGGAAGCGATCCCTCCGGGAATTCCGGAAATATCCGAGAAGATGCGGCACTGCATGATGGTGTCGGCAGCACGAAAAGAGGGAAAGATCTTTTACGCCACTTCGGCCGGGCACACCTGCAACGGGGGAGCATGGGCACTCGGTCTCCGGGAGATTACGGAAAGCCTGAAAAGCGGGGAATTCTATTTCAAGAACCTGGGAAAGTTCGAGAGCACCGCGTCGTGCAAGCGGATCATTGACAAGCTTCCCCATCTCGAATCCGGGTCAACGTACGCAACAATGTATGCACCGCTTGAGAAAACACCATTCGATCCTCACGTGGTGATCATCGAGTCATCCCCGCTTGTCATGCTCAAGCTGGCCCAGAGTGCCATCTTCCGGATCGGCGGACGCATCCATCCTGAATTCTCAGGTATCCAGTCACTCTGTTCCGACACCTGCGTCCAGCCGCTCCTGACCGGAGAGCCCAATTATTCGCTTGGCTGTGACGGTTCCCGGTACTTTGCCAAGATTGACGATAACGAGATGGTGATGGGATTCCCCATCGAGCTGCTGCCCGAGATTATTACCGGGTTAAAAGTAGTAACCGCCGCATCAGGGTCGGTAAAACCCGTATAATTTTTTCCATTTTTCCGGCCGGCCACTTCCCCGGTGAGCCAAAGCAGATCCGTAACCTCGGGTTCTGTAAGATCAACAGGATGAACGCATACGTAATGGGCAGTGCGTAAAGAGATCCTCTCCAAAAAAACATCTCTTATTCTTTTTTTCAGGCCGGGTCCTGACAAGCCGGTTTCGCGCCCTGCAGGGACCTGAATTCACCCGGTTGCGGATGTGCAGAAAAAAACGGATTGCGTTTGGATTTTATTGATTCCTGTTTTTTTGTTCCGGATTCTTCATCGAATCCCGGATTTCCCGGATATAATCCAGCAGCCATGAATGATAGGCCTCTGCAAGGATGAGCGCTTCCACATGTGCATTGCAGGAACAATTCTGGAGCCCGATAGTCCGGATTTCTTCGGGATACGGGCTGCCGGCAGAACAACTGCTGCAGGGAAAGACACTGTAGAACGAAAAGGAACTTTGATACCATGATCGGACAAAGCAGGTATGTTGACCATGGACCCCATCATTCTTGCCATCGTGCTGCTGAATATCTGTTTTGGGATCAGCATCGTCTTTTTCGAACGGAAAACCCCGGAGATCGCGCTTGCCTGGCTTACCGTTCTTGTATTTATCCCCCTTCTCGGGTTCCTCCTCTACCTGGCATTCGGGCAGAACTTTTACCGGGCACGCCTCTTCCGGATAAAAGCGGAAGATGACAAAAAGGTCCAGGAACTGGTTACCGAACAGCTCAGCGAAGTTGCAAGGCTCGAAACCCGGAGTACGGATGAACGGGAGAGCAAGTTTTTACGGGTCATACGCATGCTCCTCGTCAGCAATCGTGCCATCGTCTCGAACAACAATACCATCGAGATCTATACAAACGGGCAGGATAAGTTTCGGGCTCTCTTCGCGGCCATCGACCAGGCAAAGGATTTCGTCCATGTCGAG
Above is a window of uncultured Methanoregula sp. DNA encoding:
- a CDS encoding DUF169 domain-containing protein; this translates as MAEMKTVINYRESAETLKKLLGLKGSPVAVRFANKKEAIPPGIPEISEKMRHCMMVSAARKEGKIFYATSAGHTCNGGAWALGLREITESLKSGEFYFKNLGKFESTASCKRIIDKLPHLESGSTYATMYAPLEKTPFDPHVVIIESSPLVMLKLAQSAIFRIGGRIHPEFSGIQSLCSDTCVQPLLTGEPNYSLGCDGSRYFAKIDDNEMVMGFPIELLPEIITGLKVVTAASGSVKPV